A region of Triplophysa dalaica isolate WHDGS20190420 chromosome 18, ASM1584641v1, whole genome shotgun sequence DNA encodes the following proteins:
- the atp5pb gene encoding ATP synthase F(0) complex subunit B1, mitochondrial produces MLSRLVLLSGHTLKNNGSFGACLVQASRSFHQSSQSLAPVPPLPEKGGKVRHGIFPEELFTLLYPKIGVTGPYMLGTGLLLYMLSKEIYVINHETFAAASIGAVVIYGVKKFGPTVAEFADKLNEDKVAKVQEVKDLAVAHLAQAVEDEKKEQWRVEARQMLFDAKRNNVAVLLETNYRERLHMVTNEVKKRLDYQVALQNLNRQMEQEHLVNWVEQNVIKSITSQQEKESIAKCISDLKVLAKNTQARATA; encoded by the exons ATGTTGTCCAGATTGGTGTTGCTTTCAG GTCATACCTTGAAAAACAACGGCTCCTTTGGTGCTTG CCTGGTCCAGGCCTCCCGTTCTTTTCATCAGTCGTCCCAGAGCTTGGCACCGGTACCCCCTCTGCCTGAGAAGGGAGGCAAGGTCCGCCATGGAATATTCCCAGAGGAACTTTTCACATTGTTGTACCCTAAGATCGGTGTCACAG GTCCATACATGCTGGGCACCGGACTGCTCCTGTACATGCTCTCAAAGGAAATCTATGTGATCAATCACGAGACCTTTGCTGCCGCATCTATCGGTGCAGTCGTCATTTATGGAGTCAAGAAGTTTGGACCCACTGTAGCTGAATTTGCAGACAAACTCAATGAG GATAAAGTGGCAAAGGTCCAGGAAGTGAAGGATCTGGCTGTGGCCCACCTGGCCCAGGCTGTTGAGGATGAGAAGAAGGAACAGTGGAGAGTAGAGGCAAGACAGATGCTGTTTGATGCCAAGAGG AACAATGTGGCTGTGCTGCTAGAGACAAATTACAGGGAGCGACTGCACATGGTGaccaatgaggtgaagaagaggCTGGACTATCAGGTGGCGCTTCAGAACCTGAACCGCCAAATGGAGCAGGAGCACCTGGTCAACTGGGTTGAACAGAATGTTATCAAAAGCATCACCTCACAGCAG gAGAAGGAAAGCATTGCCAAGTGCATCTCAGATCTTAAAGTCCTGGCCAAGAACACTCAGGCTAGAGCGACTGCATAG